A single Thermosynechococcus vestitus BP-1 DNA region contains:
- a CDS encoding 2-phosphosulfolactate phosphatase family protein, translating into MKIYTYHTPERVPADWQPDCAIAVDVLRATTTIATALAAGAEAVQVFSDLTELEQVSQQWPAAKRIRVGERGGKKVAGFDMGNSPAECLPERVRGCRLFMSTTNGTRSLERIQASPLVLAAALVNRAAVAEFVQKHQPETVWIVGSGWEGSYSLEDTVCAGALIHYLWGQQDAPLETLAGNDETIAATALYRYYQDDLLTLFHHSSHGQRLLNLGNEADLKYCAQVDILAIVPWQVSPKLLTKA; encoded by the coding sequence ATGAAAATCTATACATACCACACACCAGAGCGTGTACCAGCTGACTGGCAACCTGACTGTGCCATTGCTGTTGATGTCCTGCGGGCAACCACCACGATTGCCACTGCCCTAGCCGCTGGAGCAGAAGCCGTTCAAGTCTTTAGTGATCTGACAGAACTCGAGCAAGTCAGTCAGCAGTGGCCGGCCGCCAAGCGGATTCGTGTTGGTGAACGGGGTGGGAAAAAAGTTGCTGGCTTTGACATGGGCAACTCTCCTGCTGAATGCTTGCCGGAGCGGGTGAGAGGATGTCGCCTCTTCATGAGCACCACCAATGGCACCCGTTCCCTTGAGCGAATTCAGGCAAGTCCCCTTGTTCTCGCTGCTGCCCTTGTCAACCGTGCTGCCGTGGCTGAATTTGTCCAAAAACATCAACCGGAAACCGTTTGGATTGTTGGTTCGGGTTGGGAAGGCAGCTATTCCCTCGAAGATACCGTTTGTGCTGGGGCACTGATTCATTACCTCTGGGGTCAGCAGGATGCCCCCCTCGAAACCCTTGCTGGCAATGACGAAACCATTGCTGCCACTGCTCTGTATCGCTACTACCAAGATGATCTATTGACCCTCTTTCACCATTCCAGCCACGGGCAGCGCCTCCTTAATCTGGGCAATGAAGCCGATCTCAAATACTGTGCCCAAGTGGATATTCTGGCAATCGTGCCGTGGCAGGTTTCTCCCAAGCTCTTGACTAAGGCCTAG
- a CDS encoding NAD-dependent epimerase/dehydratase family protein, with product MRVLVIGGDGYCGWATALYLSNRGHDVAILDSLIRRHWDAELCVETLTPIAPIQHRLQRWQDLTGKRIGLYIGDICNYHFLERAMLEFQPEAIVHFGEQRSAPYSMIDREHAVFTQVNNVVGTLNLLYAIHTHNPDCHLVKLGTMGEYGTPNIDIEEGYITIEHNGRKDTLPYPKQPGSFYHLSKVHDSHNIHFACRIWGLRATDLNQGVVYGVLTEETGMDELLINRLDYDGIFGTALNRFCIQAAIGHPLTVYGKGGQTRGFLDIRDTVRCIELAVNNPAAPGEFRVLNQFTEQFSVGDLAHKVQEAGKALGLKVEIQHLENPRVEKEEHYFNAKNTKLLDLGLQPHYLSDSLLDSLLNFAIKYKHRVDVNHILPKVKWRA from the coding sequence ATGAGAGTCCTTGTAATTGGCGGTGATGGCTATTGTGGCTGGGCGACAGCCCTGTACCTTTCCAATCGGGGTCATGATGTTGCAATTTTGGATAGCCTAATTCGGCGGCATTGGGATGCGGAACTTTGTGTGGAAACCCTCACGCCGATCGCCCCCATTCAGCACCGTCTGCAACGCTGGCAGGATCTCACTGGCAAAAGGATTGGCCTTTATATTGGCGATATTTGTAACTATCACTTCCTTGAGCGCGCCATGCTCGAGTTTCAGCCTGAGGCCATCGTCCACTTTGGTGAACAGCGCTCCGCCCCTTACTCCATGATTGATCGTGAACACGCCGTCTTCACCCAAGTCAATAACGTTGTCGGCACCCTCAACCTGCTGTACGCCATCCATACCCACAACCCCGACTGCCATCTTGTCAAACTGGGCACGATGGGTGAATACGGCACCCCCAACATTGACATTGAAGAGGGCTACATCACCATCGAACACAATGGTCGCAAAGATACATTGCCCTATCCCAAGCAGCCCGGTAGCTTCTATCACCTCAGTAAGGTTCACGATAGTCACAATATCCACTTCGCCTGCCGCATTTGGGGCTTGCGAGCCACCGATTTGAACCAAGGGGTGGTTTATGGCGTCCTCACCGAAGAAACGGGCATGGATGAACTGTTGATTAACCGCCTTGACTACGACGGTATCTTTGGCACCGCCCTCAATCGCTTCTGCATTCAAGCTGCCATTGGCCATCCGCTGACGGTTTATGGCAAGGGGGGGCAAACTCGCGGTTTCTTGGATATTCGCGATACGGTGCGTTGTATTGAGTTGGCCGTTAACAATCCAGCAGCGCCGGGTGAATTCCGCGTCCTTAACCAATTCACCGAACAGTTTAGTGTCGGTGACCTTGCCCACAAAGTCCAAGAAGCGGGTAAAGCCCTCGGCCTCAAGGTGGAAATCCAACACCTCGAAAACCCCCGTGTTGAAAAAGAAGAGCACTACTTCAACGCCAAAAACACCAAACTGCTGGATTTGGGACTACAACCCCACTATCTGTCCGATTCCCTCCTGGACTCACTCTTGAACTTTGCCATCAAATATAAACACCGCGTGGATGTTAACCACATTCTCCCGAAAGTGAAGTGGCGCGCCTAA
- a CDS encoding 4-hydroxybenzoate solanesyltransferase has protein sequence MSTWVAIAQLLRWHKPAGRLILLIPALWSLTLASEGLPSLKLLLIITMGAIATSAAGCIVNDCWDRNIDPHVQRTQNRPLASRRLSLGVALGLMVIALLCAWGLTFYLTPLGYWLAVAAVPVILLYPLAKRVLPIPQLVLAVAWGFAVLIPWAAVQGRLTLTTAGLWAAVVMWTLAFDTVYAMPDRPDDRRLGVNSSALFFGAYAPLAIALFYALTVVFLMMVGVRAGLTWRFWLALAVTTYFWLRQSLQIYTHERRDTQTTTLPIQTYGRYFNENVWLGFLLWVGMWCPRP, from the coding sequence GTGTCAACTTGGGTCGCGATCGCCCAACTGTTGCGGTGGCATAAGCCTGCGGGTCGTTTGATTCTCCTCATTCCTGCCCTCTGGTCTTTGACATTAGCCAGTGAAGGTTTGCCGTCGTTGAAGTTGCTACTAATTATCACGATGGGAGCGATCGCCACGAGTGCTGCGGGCTGCATTGTCAATGACTGCTGGGATCGCAATATTGACCCCCATGTGCAGCGGACTCAAAACCGCCCCCTAGCCAGTCGCCGCCTCTCCCTTGGTGTGGCCTTGGGCTTGATGGTAATTGCTTTACTCTGCGCCTGGGGATTGACGTTCTACCTCACTCCCTTGGGGTATTGGCTGGCGGTGGCCGCAGTGCCGGTGATTCTCCTCTATCCCTTGGCGAAGCGAGTGTTGCCAATTCCACAACTGGTCTTAGCAGTGGCCTGGGGGTTTGCTGTGCTCATTCCCTGGGCAGCAGTACAGGGACGCTTAACCTTAACCACAGCGGGGTTGTGGGCAGCAGTGGTGATGTGGACCTTGGCCTTTGATACGGTGTATGCCATGCCCGATCGCCCCGATGATCGCCGCCTGGGGGTCAATTCCAGTGCCTTATTTTTCGGTGCCTATGCGCCCTTGGCGATCGCGCTATTTTATGCGCTGACGGTGGTCTTCCTCATGATGGTTGGCGTGAGGGCAGGACTCACTTGGCGATTTTGGCTGGCTTTGGCAGTCACCACCTACTTTTGGCTGCGCCAATCCCTGCAAATTTATACCCATGAGCGCCGTGATACCCAAACAACAACCCTCCCCATTCAGACCTATGGTCGTTATTTCAATGAAAATGTCTGGTTGGGCTTTTTGCTCTGGGTGGGGATGTGGTGTCCTAGGCCTTAG
- the psb32 gene encoding photosystem II repair protein Psb32, which translates to MHWQVAWKNGIRYLLLTLLASTLWVTPVWATSAIDIPFPGTATGVIDEGNVLSAVTQGSVGRSLQDLSEATGINVHVVTLHRLDYGETPQSFVDDLFSQWFPDPESQANQVIIALDTVTNGTAIHYGDAVAERLNPETAESIVQETMRVPLREGNYNQAVLDTVDRLGKVLKGEPDPGPPVVREVVVEKTYKSKEETDDRSATIIVVALLIAATVIPMVTYFMYQGSS; encoded by the coding sequence ATGCATTGGCAAGTGGCTTGGAAAAACGGCATTCGCTACCTTTTGCTCACACTACTCGCTAGTACGTTATGGGTCACCCCTGTCTGGGCAACCAGTGCAATCGATATCCCCTTTCCGGGAACAGCGACCGGGGTCATTGATGAGGGCAATGTGCTCAGTGCCGTCACCCAAGGCAGTGTTGGGCGATCGCTCCAAGACCTCTCCGAGGCAACGGGCATTAATGTTCATGTTGTTACACTGCACCGCCTTGACTATGGCGAAACCCCCCAGAGCTTTGTGGATGACCTCTTTAGCCAGTGGTTTCCCGATCCTGAGTCCCAGGCCAATCAAGTGATCATTGCCCTCGATACCGTCACCAATGGCACAGCGATTCATTACGGCGACGCCGTGGCCGAGCGCTTGAATCCTGAGACCGCCGAAAGTATTGTCCAAGAAACGATGCGGGTGCCCCTGCGGGAGGGCAACTACAATCAAGCGGTACTTGACACCGTTGATCGCCTTGGCAAAGTCCTTAAAGGCGAACCGGATCCGGGACCCCCAGTGGTACGCGAAGTGGTTGTCGAGAAAACCTACAAAAGCAAAGAGGAAACGGACGATCGCTCCGCCACAATTATTGTAGTTGCCCTGCTCATCGCCGCTACAGTGATCCCAATGGTGACATACTTTATGTATCAAGGATCATCGTAG
- a CDS encoding DUF975 family protein, which yields MYRESEHTPQAIANRHYQVRSGQYLKEGWQIFSTQPAAYIGFLVLATITNTLLRSIPGLGPIAGGVSSSLFAAGYYFFSFRIVHNQRPAFSEFFNAFKNNYFLPIFLTNLVIGFITNVFVISASILFMIAGLPLLQSILERAAAEAAEPDADLEELLALLEQLPPVPYELIPVLIFAGVLLLLPGVYFGVAYMFAVPLVVEHQFDVWPALETSRRLVSRNWWSFFFLNVSIIFWNILGLCLCCVGLLVSIPWSSCVIVAAYRDIIGLRPTTDTPNPS from the coding sequence ATGTACCGCGAGTCAGAACATACTCCCCAAGCGATCGCCAACCGGCATTATCAGGTTCGAAGTGGTCAATACCTCAAGGAGGGCTGGCAAATTTTCAGCACCCAACCCGCCGCCTACATCGGCTTCCTGGTTCTGGCGACGATTACCAATACTCTACTCAGAAGTATTCCAGGGCTGGGCCCAATTGCGGGCGGGGTTTCGTCAAGTCTCTTCGCCGCAGGCTACTACTTTTTTAGCTTTCGCATTGTCCACAACCAAAGACCCGCATTTAGCGAATTTTTTAATGCGTTCAAAAACAACTACTTTTTGCCCATTTTTTTGACGAACCTAGTCATCGGCTTTATTACGAATGTGTTTGTGATCAGTGCCAGCATTCTATTTATGATTGCGGGGCTACCCTTGCTTCAAAGCATATTGGAGCGGGCGGCAGCCGAAGCAGCGGAACCCGATGCCGACTTAGAAGAACTGCTAGCGTTACTGGAGCAGCTTCCCCCTGTACCGTACGAACTGATCCCCGTTTTAATCTTTGCAGGTGTCCTCCTGCTGCTGCCGGGGGTTTACTTTGGGGTAGCTTATATGTTTGCTGTCCCTTTAGTGGTAGAACACCAGTTTGACGTGTGGCCAGCCCTAGAAACAAGTCGACGCTTGGTCTCTCGTAATTGGTGGAGCTTCTTTTTCCTCAATGTGTCAATTATTTTCTGGAATATTTTGGGCCTTTGTCTCTGCTGTGTGGGGCTGCTAGTGAGTATTCCCTGGAGTAGTTGTGTCATTGTGGCGGCCTACCGCGATATTATTGGCCTCAGACCTACCACTGATACC
- the lepB gene encoding signal peptidase I has product MSASATHSSSRWRLLRNHALLIGVAVLITLLIRVFVAESRFIPSESMEPTLWPGDRIVVEKITYRQRSPQRGDIVVFYTPPLLQTLGYRADQALIKRVIATAGDTVAVHDGRVWVNNRPLEEPYIAEPPIYTLSPVTVPENMLFVMGDNRNHSNDSHIWGFLPLENVIGRAIACYWPLNHAGKISSPAT; this is encoded by the coding sequence ATGTCTGCTTCGGCAACCCATTCCTCTTCTCGTTGGCGATTGCTACGCAATCATGCCCTGTTGATTGGGGTGGCTGTGCTAATCACACTCCTGATTCGCGTTTTTGTAGCGGAGTCGCGTTTTATTCCCTCAGAGTCTATGGAGCCAACACTTTGGCCGGGCGATCGCATTGTGGTGGAAAAGATCACCTATCGCCAGCGATCGCCCCAGCGGGGGGACATTGTTGTTTTCTATACCCCACCCCTCCTGCAGACTCTTGGCTATCGTGCTGATCAAGCCCTCATTAAGCGGGTGATTGCAACAGCGGGAGATACAGTTGCCGTGCATGATGGCCGAGTTTGGGTCAACAATCGCCCCCTTGAAGAGCCGTACATTGCTGAGCCACCCATTTATACCCTCTCCCCGGTGACAGTGCCGGAGAATATGCTGTTTGTCATGGGGGATAATCGCAACCACAGCAACGACTCCCACATCTGGGGATTTTTGCCCCTTGAGAATGTCATTGGTCGGGCGATCGCCTGCTATTGGCCCCTCAACCATGCAGGTAAAATTTCATCTCCGGCTACCTGA
- a CDS encoding RNA-guided endonuclease InsQ/TnpB family protein has translation MQKAFSYRFYPTTEQESLLRRTLGCVRLVYNRALAARTEAWYERKERLDYVQTSALLTQWKKQDDLQFLNEVSSVPLQQALRHLQSAFTNFFAGRAKYPNFKKKRNGGSAEFTKSAFRWKDGKVFLAKCNEPLNIRWSRRLPDGVEPSTVTIRLNPAGQWYISLRFDDPRELTLQPVDPSVGLDVGISSLITLSTGEKIANPKHFNRYYKRLRKAQRSLSRKQKGSRNWDKARLKVAKIHQKISDSRKDHLHQLTTRLIRENQTIVIESLAVKNMVKNRQLARSISDAGWGELVRQLEYKAQWYGRTLVKIDRWFPSSKRCGQCGHIVERLPLSVREWDCPKCGAHHDRDINAAGNILAVGHTVTVCGAGVRPDRHTSGGQLRRSRKSQK, from the coding sequence ATGCAAAAGGCTTTCAGTTACCGCTTCTACCCAACAACTGAGCAGGAATCCCTGCTTCGGAGAACATTGGGCTGTGTTCGGTTGGTTTATAATCGAGCACTGGCAGCGAGAACAGAAGCCTGGTATGAACGAAAAGAGAGACTTGACTACGTTCAAACCTCTGCCTTGCTTACTCAGTGGAAAAAGCAAGATGACCTTCAGTTTTTGAATGAGGTTAGCTCTGTCCCCTTGCAGCAGGCATTGAGACATCTGCAATCTGCTTTCACTAACTTTTTTGCAGGTCGGGCAAAATATCCCAACTTCAAAAAGAAACGCAATGGCGGTAGCGCAGAATTCACCAAGTCTGCTTTTAGGTGGAAAGACGGAAAAGTATTCTTGGCAAAGTGCAACGAACCGCTGAATATTCGCTGGTCGAGACGGCTTCCAGATGGTGTTGAACCATCCACCGTGACCATCAGGCTTAACCCTGCTGGACAGTGGTACATCAGTCTGAGGTTTGATGACCCCAGAGAGTTGACACTGCAGCCCGTCGACCCGTCGGTTGGTTTGGACGTAGGGATTAGCAGCCTCATTACCCTGAGTACAGGGGAAAAGATTGCCAACCCCAAGCACTTTAACCGCTACTACAAACGACTCCGTAAGGCGCAGCGGTCTTTGAGTCGCAAACAAAAAGGCTCTCGCAATTGGGATAAGGCGCGGTTGAAAGTTGCCAAGATTCACCAGAAAATCTCTGATTCCAGAAAAGACCATTTGCACCAGTTGACGACTCGATTGATACGTGAAAACCAAACGATCGTAATCGAGTCGTTGGCTGTGAAAAACATGGTCAAGAACCGTCAGCTTGCCCGATCCATCAGTGATGCTGGATGGGGTGAACTGGTACGGCAATTGGAATACAAAGCCCAGTGGTATGGTCGGACACTGGTGAAGATTGACCGATGGTTTCCCAGTTCTAAACGCTGTGGACAGTGTGGTCACATTGTTGAGCGGTTGCCATTGAGCGTCCGAGAATGGGACTGTCCTAAGTGTGGGGCGCACCATGACCGGGATATAAATGCCGCTGGGAATATTTTGGCCGTGGGACACACGGTTACAGTCTGTGGAGCGGGTGTAAGACCTGATAGGCATACGTCTGGAGGGCAACTGCGAAGAAGCAGAAAGTCCCAAAAGTGA
- a CDS encoding RNA-guided endonuclease InsQ/TnpB family protein, with protein sequence MKARYRYRFYPTDQQRQRLAQLFGCVRVVWNDALAICKQSDSLPKTSELQKLVITQGKKTPERQWLSDVSNVPLQQSVADLGVAYKNFFDSIKGRRKGKKINPPRFKKKTERQSARFTTYGFSIKGEEVYLAKIGNVRPIWSRKLPSKPSSVTVIKDAANRYFLSFVVEIDPVHQPASNPSIGIDLGIKAFATLSTGEKIDGPDYSKLDKKIRRKQRKLARQVKGSQRREKTRLQIAKLHSRISDIRRDFLHKVSTRVVIENQVITLEDLNVSGMVKNRKLARAISLQGWREFRVLVEAKCNKLNREFIVIDRWEPTSQTCSKCGFKWGKVDLSVRSVVCLNCGTEHDRDENAARNIEKVGIGHCHDYKWTQRGSKTTSVASPSEASRIIAL encoded by the coding sequence ATGAAAGCTAGATATAGGTATCGTTTCTATCCCACAGACCAACAACGACAACGCCTAGCTCAGTTGTTTGGCTGTGTCCGTGTGGTATGGAACGACGCACTGGCAATTTGTAAACAATCTGATTCATTGCCAAAAACTAGTGAATTGCAAAAGCTAGTAATTACCCAAGGGAAGAAAACACCAGAGCGGCAATGGTTGTCTGATGTTTCTAATGTCCCGTTACAGCAGTCCGTTGCCGATTTAGGAGTTGCCTATAAAAACTTCTTCGATTCAATTAAAGGTCGGCGAAAAGGCAAGAAGATCAACCCTCCTAGATTTAAAAAGAAGACAGAAAGACAATCCGCCAGATTTACTACCTATGGTTTTTCAATTAAAGGCGAAGAAGTTTATCTAGCGAAGATTGGTAATGTCAGACCAATTTGGTCAAGAAAGCTTCCTTCTAAACCAAGCTCAGTTACGGTGATTAAAGATGCTGCAAATCGATATTTTCTCAGTTTTGTCGTCGAGATCGACCCAGTTCATCAACCTGCAAGTAATCCTTCTATCGGCATTGATTTGGGAATTAAAGCGTTTGCTACTTTAAGTACGGGCGAAAAGATTGATGGCCCTGATTATTCCAAGTTAGACAAAAAGATCAGGCGAAAACAACGCAAACTGGCCCGTCAAGTTAAAGGAAGCCAACGGCGGGAGAAAACAAGACTGCAAATCGCTAAGCTTCATAGTCGGATTTCAGACATTCGCAGGGATTTCTTGCATAAAGTGTCTACCCGCGTGGTTATCGAGAACCAAGTGATCACGCTGGAAGACTTGAATGTCTCTGGAATGGTGAAGAACCGCAAACTCGCTAGAGCAATTAGCTTGCAAGGTTGGCGAGAATTCAGGGTTTTAGTTGAGGCTAAGTGCAACAAACTAAACCGTGAGTTTATTGTCATTGACCGATGGGAGCCAACCAGTCAGACTTGCTCAAAATGCGGTTTTAAATGGGGCAAAGTCGATCTATCCGTTCGCTCGGTCGTATGTCTAAATTGTGGTACAGAGCACGATAGAGACGAAAATGCTGCAAGAAACATAGAAAAAGTCGGGATAGGGCATTGCCACGACTATAAATGGACGCAGAGGGGGAGTAAGACTACTTCGGTAGCATCACCCAGTGAAGCGTCAAGAATCATCGCACTTTAG
- the tnpA gene encoding IS200/IS605-like element ISTel2 family transposase, with amino-acid sequence MSSHLRKGRHSVTDLKIHLVCVTKYCRPVLSAEGLELIEKSFREVAKKMDFQILEFNGEEDHVHALIEYPPKLSLSQIVNALKGVSSRRYGKAALPKPHEESLWSPSYFAASVGGAPLEVLKEYMRNQKKPS; translated from the coding sequence ATGTCAAGTCATCTTCGTAAAGGGAGACATAGTGTTACGGACCTGAAGATTCATTTGGTATGCGTGACTAAGTATTGCCGGCCAGTCCTTAGCGCTGAGGGATTAGAGCTGATCGAGAAATCGTTTCGAGAAGTCGCCAAGAAGATGGATTTCCAGATTCTTGAATTTAACGGCGAGGAAGACCATGTCCATGCGCTAATCGAGTACCCTCCTAAACTTTCTCTTTCGCAGATCGTAAATGCGCTTAAAGGCGTATCTAGTCGTCGATATGGAAAAGCTGCACTACCAAAACCCCATGAAGAATCACTTTGGAGCCCTAGTTATTTTGCGGCATCTGTTGGAGGAGCACCGTTAGAGGTGCTTAAGGAATACATGAGAAATCAAAAAAAGCCGTCCTAA